The window TCCTCGACCGTGTTAGcaataaattgattttgacCATCAGATGTAAGTCTATAAAATCCCTCGTGTAATGCTTGCCTTTGATCGTTCGTAATTTTCTGGAAGCATCTCCTTCTACATGTGCAAGGTTCACTCATTATCTTTGCTTTCTTTAACACTCCTTTTGTTGAAACATACGCTTGGCCTTTGGTCTTTTTATCCTTACGTATATTTCTGAAGCGACAGAGAGGGAATATTTTAAAGGGAGGCAGACGATAACTAGTCGATGACGCCTGTGGCCttttcttagttgattcgtACTTTAGTACAAATAACATTCAAACACCCACTACATGGAATCAACAGATGGAAGGGATAGTACGGTAAGGTTATGCTAACACACTGGCCTCGTAAGGAGGAGGCCCTGTTAAGAAACTTTTCTTTACAAGGGCCAATGTCCAACCATCAGTGACATTGGCCATTTTTGCATTTCCAGTAAATAACTTTGGTCCTTTTAACAATTACTATATGTCGCATCCTGAATTCAATTGTGCATttaactcaaattttgaaattttggacaTTGGCCCTTTTTGTTCCAAGGTACAGAATTAATCATACACAAGGAAATTATGATGAAGTATTACTCTGAAATAATTGATCTATAACTGAAACTATTGCTTTTCGCAATAGAAGTCCTGTTATAAGATTCATGCGCAGGTTGAAATTGTGCGTTCACGATCATAATGACATaggattttaataaaattttgttgtttaattctTCAGGAAATTGTTATTGAAACGCCTGTCACGTTCGCAAACCGTTATACGGCGCACATagataaaattacattttattttttgaaatggaaCCTCATTACTTTCACTTATTCTATGATTTTGAGATTTTATCGGCGTCTACCGAACGATGCCGGAAACTACAAATGGTCGTTGCATTCATGTAATTCGGCAACAAGTTCTACACTACGTTGTATGATTGATTGCCTACTCTTAAAGGTGagttcaaaaattttctaacaattttattaaaaatagggATACCTATATAGttcaattatatgaaatattatatacGATTTCATGCATTTTCTTTCGAAGAAAGCCATATCAGTTTTCTAATTATAGATAGGCATtctgagaaaattcaattttcatgaatttttccaGCTTTTCTcctctcaataattttttttccgagaAACTTATATCTTTTCTGAGATCCTCTTATCAAATAACTCCCCTGTGTGAAATTTGAGTGGAATCAgagataaaagatttttttttcattttcataaaaaagtgataGTTAAGCTTTGAAAAAATAGGTCTACCGTGAAGGTAGTCAATAAACCAcatgtaataatatattttcttatggaTATATGGAGAATTATATCAGTTTTCTAATAGAAGGAGAGGTTTCccatacaaaaacaaatgttgaTTGATTCCTCCAGAAAATGTTATTGAAGCGCCCATTACGTTCGCAACCTGTTATacataaaattatagtttttaaagAAACCTCACTACTTCTACTCGTTCTATGATCTCGCCTACCAAGCAATGTCTGAGACTATGAACAGTCTTACTCATGTAATTCGGCAAGCAGTTCTACTCTACTACATATATATAGTATATCACTGTATTCGATGCTTCgtttaataatttatctacGGTTGACTGATGAtgtacaaataaattttgacagaaggaaaaatatttttgataacaaactaaattattagaaattatttcgaGGGTAAATATATGTAAGAAAAATTGCGCCTTTGAGCTACGTAATTCATTTAATGTTACATTTGATGGattaatttggttttatttgaaaagtttcaatttgtaaatggaaatatatatatcgatattttataattagaagTTGAAAATCATATTAGAAAATGTCGTATCGTCATTTTGGTTGATGGGAAGTACTTTTTTGGAAAGTTATGAAATAAGAAcacaaattttaaatagtttagacctttattaattaaatgttCTATTGAACGCAACCAGGTATTCTGATAGTAAAAGTACAAATCTaatatctaaataataataataatagtaactCCAGTAACAACAATGCaattgtatagaaaaaaaaataaacgaaaaactTAACATTTATGGTCATTAAAGATGCTtaagagaaagaaaaatttgtatacgtcaattttaaaacatttttttaccatcACATCGTACAAAATGGTTCTTTACATAATTTTACGTAAGTAATTATTTCAGTACCTGGACTAGGTAAATAGCGAAAGAAAAatccatataaaaatatattaaatcagTTTTGTAATATCGAAATGTCTCCACGTGTTAAAAACTTAccatatattcaaatcaaatcaatcaaCGTCAAGGAACGTGAAAATATCGTGACAAATGACACGTTATTGGATATAACGTTCCGACCCAAATGAGAGAAACTGCGGTGTTGGCACACCCCCAATTTTTCCCCAAATTTGGAGAAATTTCGATacgattaaattaaaaataaaataagtgcGTCTACGTATTGGAACAGTGAAAAAGCgattgtttaaagaaaaaaaattaaaattaaataattaatctaGTATTATCTAGTTATTATCGatcaattgtttaaaaatttagataatgtattaaataatacttaatactcgaaataaaaatgatgCGTTTGGAGccgataaaataataatcgttAAGAGTGGCACACACGTTCCGGCGTATTTACGCTTATATCAATtattaagatgaaaaaaaaacgtagaTAACCACCTTAACATGCAGCTACACCAAATTCGATTGGGGTTATAAAGACCGTTTCACACGGTTTATTGCTaacgaataaaaataaagataccgGAGCGTAGAAAACCACCTTAACCGTATCATAAACGATAGTATGTCATAAAGGCCTGTTCACACGAATTACTACTGTTTTTAGGTTATCATTAAAGATACCGGAACGTCAATTGAATCAAACTCGAAGTTTCGCTGGTATATACGAAATTTTAAGTTATAAAGACCGTTTTACACGTTACGATTCGCGATTAATTGTTCTCGTGTTATAACCAAAAATAACGGAGCGTACAAATAAAGGCCTATTCACACGAATCGGAATACGAATTACTGTCACGTCCCGTAGATAACCGCCTTAATAGAATAAGACTCGAAGTTTTCATAGGATGTATAAAATTTTGTCGTGTAAAGACCAGTTTACACGTACagaattatgaataattattccCTCGCTATTAACAAACATACCGGAACGTATAAAACCACCTTCACCCTATCATATAAGATGATACGTACGATATTTTGTTGTAATGGGCCGATTACGCGAATCCGGATACAATTAATTGTATTTTAGGCGTTAGTAAAAAATTCGGGAACGTAGATAACCATCTTAATCGaattaaacttaaaattttcatggtatttcaatatttcacgATGTAAAGACCGATTCACACATTGCCTTATACGATTTATCGATTTTGTGGAAGTAGTAGAAATACCGGAACGTAAGTAACCCCCTTAACGAACTTTTGATGGTATGTCCAATATTGTGCggcattaaaatgtattttttcaagtttatatcGTACAGAAAAATTGACaggtttttttttctgattgataatatgaaaaagaaaattttttttatatatttaaggCATCTAAATAAAACgctaatttgaatttaatttgaaacaaaaataggaACGTGTGTAACAACCTTAACcgataatttgaattatttcaatttaaaattaaatttttagcaaaattgTATAACAAactttatatacgagggttttttgattataatatgattccatatttctcaaaactggcctacaaaattttttttttcaaaaaaaaaacattcgaaaAAGATcgattcctatttttttttaaaactttcctATATACTTCCGATTTCAAATATCACAAAaccgaattttttgaaatttccattatcgtaatttttttaagattccGCCAGGACCGGAATGGCCGTCGTGTAAACGGGCGTTTCCAATTCTATCCGAGCCGTCGTCTTTAGACCCAATTGATTTTTAATGTGACTAATGATGTCCTGATCGGCCGGGCAGCTTTGTATGAAAGCCTCCAATTCGTACATGTTCGCCATGTAATTCCAAAGGGCAGTAAAACTCGTCGGAATCTCGAATTTTCTGAAGGCTTTCGCTCCAATGCGTATATGTTGAAGTCTAAGAGAAATCGAAAtgtacaataagaaaaaaaaacaattagttatttatttagCTAACCTCGGCATCAATTCGCAATCGAAACACGACATCGTGTCTCCGGTTAAAAATCTCGTTCCCCTTTTGGCCAAAAAGTCGTTGATCCTCTCCAAATGGGACAGTAACGGTTGTCTACTTTCCGTAGTATCGGGCGATTCGTATTTTCTCACGTACATCTTGAATTTCGTATAAAGGTTTTCGATCAACGTTGCCACTTCTTTATCCTGGAAACAAACATTATACCTTGTCcccaaaatttgaaataagaaacaTATACTTCCGTATCCACCCCGTACATGACCATCCACGTTAGTTTAGCATTTTCGACGTCGTGGaatccaatatttttaaattaaacgaaAGACATTTTGTAAATgagtcgtatttttttttgggaCACACCATCTCGAAAAGAAAATTCGgtagaaaaaattttgcattttcatttattcaatctCAATTAGATTTACAAAACCATCCcttgatattaaaattatgtttatggCGAATTAAAAGATTTCCAGGATATCGACGATTCTAGATAGTGTATATAAACGAGTCTCGAGCAGCAAGGGAGTTACTACTACAATAAAGACCAAGAAACAGATCGTTTTTAGGTTTAGATTTACTTTAGTTCACG of the Diorhabda carinulata isolate Delta chromosome 7, icDioCari1.1, whole genome shotgun sequence genome contains:
- the LOC130896473 gene encoding chloride intracellular channel exc-4, which produces MGDEVAENGHVENGDVPEIELIIRASTIDGRRKGACLFCQEYFMELYLLAELKTISLKVTTVDMQKPPPDFRTNFEATPPPILIDRGMAILENEKIERHIMKSVPGGHNLFVQDKEVATLIENLYTKFKMYVRKYESPDTTESRQPLLSHLERINDFLAKRGTRFLTGDTMSCFDCELMPRLQHIRIGAKAFRKFEIPTSFTALWNYMANMYELEAFIQSCPADQDIISHIKNQLGLKTTARIELETPVYTTAIPVLAES